Within the Azospirillum brasilense genome, the region TCCTTTGCCTGCTCGACCGGCGCTGCGTGACGACGACGGTGGAACTGCTGCACGCCGGGGCCGACGACGTGCTGGTCAAGCCGGTGGTCAGCGCCGAGGTGCGGGCGCGCATCGAGGTGGCGCGGCGGCGCTCGCGCGGCTTGCTGAGCAACGCGGTGCGGGTGGGCCAGCTCACGGTCTTCCTCGACGGGCGCGACCCGGAGGTCGGCGGCGAGCGGCTGCGGCTGAGCCAGCGCGAGCACGCCATCCTCGGTGTGCTGGCCGCCCATCATCGCCGCGTCGTGTCCAAGGAGCACATCTACGACGAGGTCTACGGCCTGTCCGGCGCCGACCCGCTGGACAAGGTCATCGACGTCTACATCTGCAAGCTGCGCAAGAAGATCGCCGAAGCCACCGGCGGCGCCCGCTACATCGAGACCGTCTATGGGCGCGGCTACAAGTTCGAGGCCCCGCCCGAGCATGAGGACTCTGCCCCGGCCCTGCAGGCGCGCCGGGTGTTGCCAGGCTACGCGGCGTTCGGGCGCGGGATTGGCGAGGCGCGGCTGGCGGGGTGAGGGCGAACACGATCTGAATGCCGCGCGTTTCCCTTTTTCGTCCGGCATGTCACATTTCGCGGGCAGGCGTTGTCATCCCCTTCGTGGCTGCACTTTTGAAGGAGGTGACGATGGCCAAGAACATCGCAACGATTGACCCTCAGTCCCCATGCCTGACGCTGATAAACGTTTATGAGGTCGAGCCGAAGAAGCAGGCTGCCTTGGCGAAGGCCCTTTCGGAATCGACCGAAAACACCATTCGCCACCAGCCCGGCTTCATGTCGGTCTGCATCCATAGCAGCCTCGACGGAAAGAAGATCGTGAACTACGTCCAATGGGCATCCAAGGAGCACTTCGAGGGCTTCATGAAGAAGCCCGAGATGCAAGAGAAACTCAAACAGTTCGCGGGCCTCGCGACGTCGGTCACGCCAAGCCTCTATACGGTCGAAGCCGTTCACGCGGAGTAACGAAGGAATGGCAAGGCGGCAGGACCATGGACGACATCCCCACCGACCCATCATTCTCTGAAATTCGCCCCCGCCTCATCCGCCTCGCATACCGGATGCTCGGATCGGTGGCGGATGCCGAGGACGTCGTCCAGGATGCCTATCTCCGCTGGCTGGCGACCGACCGCGAGACGGTCCGGCAGCCGGCGGCCTTGCTGCACACCATCGTCACGCGCCTCTGTCTGAACGAACTGAAATCCGCGCGGCGCAGACGCGAAACCTACATCGGGCTGTGGCTGCCGGAGCCCCTCGTTGACGCGGGAGAATTGGATTCCATCGACGACATCACGCTTCCGTTGATGATCGCGCTGGAGCGTCTGTCGCCGTTGGAGCGAGCGGCCTTTCTGCTGCACGATGTTTTCGGCATGGGGTTCGATGAGGTCGCCAGCGCCATAGGCCGTGAAGCCGCGACATGCCGCAAACTGGCCAGCCGGGCGCGTGAGCATATCCAGGCGGCTCGC harbors:
- a CDS encoding sigma-70 family RNA polymerase sigma factor; the encoded protein is MDDIPTDPSFSEIRPRLIRLAYRMLGSVADAEDVVQDAYLRWLATDRETVRQPAALLHTIVTRLCLNELKSARRRRETYIGLWLPEPLVDAGELDSIDDITLPLMIALERLSPLERAAFLLHDVFGMGFDEVASAIGREAATCRKLASRAREHIQAARPRFLVTEKHGLEIAAAFFAASRDGDMDRLRLLLADDVIASADGGGRVPASQRPLIGIDEVMARHVQLAQEFNQSPSFLIRYAMIDGLPGFISVEGGRIVQTTALHIEQGKIVAIYITRNPDKVRHLDGHCRGVRIEIEQS
- a CDS encoding response regulator transcription factor → MRAVLVEPNPLIADALGRQLGMGKIRYDRQDWAGLEELLQQQGADGLGYDAIVLGSVNDPARCVAALRAHQVGAAILCLLDRRCVTTTVELLHAGADDVLVKPVVSAEVRARIEVARRRSRGLLSNAVRVGQLTVFLDGRDPEVGGERLRLSQREHAILGVLAAHHRRVVSKEHIYDEVYGLSGADPLDKVIDVYICKLRKKIAEATGGARYIETVYGRGYKFEAPPEHEDSAPALQARRVLPGYAAFGRGIGEARLAG
- a CDS encoding antibiotic biosynthesis monooxygenase family protein, producing MAKNIATIDPQSPCLTLINVYEVEPKKQAALAKALSESTENTIRHQPGFMSVCIHSSLDGKKIVNYVQWASKEHFEGFMKKPEMQEKLKQFAGLATSVTPSLYTVEAVHAE